The following are encoded in a window of Methanobrevibacter sp. V74 genomic DNA:
- the cysK gene encoding cysteine synthase A, whose translation MANVPELKRGVLDSVVDAIGNTPIIRLNNLTKDLDAEIDVKMEAFNPTGSVKDRVAVAMIEDAEEKGLLKEGSVIIEPTSGNTGIGIGFAAAAKGYKVILTMPETMSVERRKLLAIYGAEIVLTPGSEGMGGAIAKAEELHKENPNSVILGQFDNEANVAIHYRTTGQEILRDTEGNVDFIVAGVGTGGTVTGIGKALKEVIPNVKIVAVEPEESQTLAKGVKGPHKIQGIGAGFVPSIYDSDFIDEIIPVPSDEAGKTLIWLAKDEGIFAGISSGAATWAALQLAKREENKGKRIIAILPDNGERYLSVDWLFE comes from the coding sequence ATGGCAAATGTCCCTGAATTAAAAAGAGGAGTACTTGACAGTGTTGTCGATGCAATCGGAAACACACCGATTATAAGGCTGAACAATTTGACAAAAGATTTAGATGCTGAAATTGATGTAAAAATGGAAGCATTCAATCCAACAGGCAGTGTAAAAGATCGTGTTGCCGTTGCAATGATTGAAGATGCAGAGGAAAAAGGATTGCTTAAAGAAGGTTCTGTTATTATTGAACCAACTAGTGGAAACACAGGTATTGGAATTGGGTTTGCCGCCGCTGCAAAAGGTTATAAAGTAATATTGACAATGCCTGAAACCATGTCTGTTGAAAGAAGAAAACTTTTAGCTATTTATGGTGCTGAAATTGTATTAACTCCAGGTTCGGAAGGTATGGGTGGAGCTATTGCAAAAGCAGAAGAACTGCACAAAGAAAATCCTAACTCAGTTATTTTAGGACAGTTTGACAATGAAGCTAATGTAGCTATCCACTACAGAACAACCGGACAGGAAATTTTAAGAGACACTGAAGGAAATGTGGATTTCATTGTTGCAGGTGTAGGTACTGGAGGTACTGTCACAGGTATTGGTAAAGCATTAAAAGAAGTTATTCCCAATGTCAAGATTGTTGCTGTGGAACCAGAAGAATCACAAACATTGGCTAAAGGTGTAAAAGGACCTCATAAAATCCAAGGAATTGGTGCAGGATTTGTTCCATCAATTTATGACTCGGATTTTATTGATGAGATTATTCCAGTACCTAGTGATGAAGCAGGAAAAACCTTAATTTGGCTTGCTAAAGATGAAGGCATTTTTGCAGGTATTTCTTCAGGAGCTGCTACTTGGGCCGCTTTACAATTAGCTAAACGGGAAGAAAATAAAGGTAAAAGAATAATTGCCATCTTACCGGATAATGGTGAGAGGTATCTCTCTGTAGATTGGCTATTTGAATAA
- a CDS encoding transposase gives MNDHDARLMKVKDNGQKYPKFSFNIQLGTDTKSKLICGVNAVQNPTDHYQIPALMNQILVNLKLQPTKISADTIYSTLANLQYLEKLGITALIPTKQQNRENSGNLPDNPFAIDYFVFDEYKNVFICPNNEELTLDGAYPAPQKKEEEIKSQISLFKLPSLQKLQI, from the coding sequence ATCATGATGCTCGACTGATGAAAGTTAAAGATAATGGACAAAAGTATCCTAAATTTTCATTTAATATTCAATTGGGAACTGATACGAAATCGAAGTTAATATGTGGAGTTAATGCAGTTCAAAATCCTACGGATCATTATCAAATTCCAGCATTAATGAATCAAATCCTCGTTAATCTAAAATTACAACCCACAAAAATTAGCGCGGATACAATCTATTCAACACTAGCAAATTTACAATATCTCGAGAAATTAGGTATAACTGCTTTAATTCCAACAAAACAGCAAAATAGAGAGAATTCAGGTAATCTACCTGACAATCCATTTGCTATAGATTATTTTGTTTTTGATGAATATAAAAATGTTTTTATTTGTCCCAATAATGAAGAATTAACTCTTGATGGAGCATATCCTGCCCCACAAAAAAAGGAGGAGGAAATAAAATCCCAAATTAGTCTATTCAAACTACCTAGCCTGCAAAAATTACAAATATAA
- a CDS encoding transposase, protein MKCYTTNHRAITRYVHEVTYKVERLMSTKDRIKDYKLRSKTVEAHNGTFKRIYNYDYLPIVGLKRVQNQMFTIVASYNLIRLFNLIKENKMDLHSVISAIKFISLT, encoded by the coding sequence GTGAAATGCTATACAACCAACCATAGAGCAATAACAAGGTACGTCCACGAAGTTACATACAAAGTTGAAAGATTAATGTCTACTAAAGATAGAATAAAAGACTATAAATTACGTTCAAAGACTGTAGAAGCACATAACGGAACTTTCAAAAGAATTTACAACTATGATTATCTTCCAATAGTTGGTTTAAAAAGAGTACAAAATCAAATGTTCACAATCGTAGCATCATACAACCTAATAAGATTGTTTAATCTTATTAAAGAGAATAAAATGGATTTACATTCAGTCATTAGTGCAATAAAGTTCATATCACTAACTTAA